Proteins encoded in a region of the Phocoena phocoena chromosome X, mPhoPho1.1, whole genome shotgun sequence genome:
- the LOC136142943 gene encoding deoxyuridine 5'-triphosphate nucleotidohydrolase, mitochondrial, whose amino-acid sequence MPCSQEAQIISPSKRARPKEEGGMRLRFVRLSEHATAPTKGSERAAGYDLYSAYDYTVPPMEKALVKTDIQIALPSGCYGRVAPRSGLAAKHFIDVGAGVIDEDYRGNVGVVLFNFGKEKFEVKKGDRIAQLICERIFYPEIEEVQVLDDTERGSGGFGSTGNN is encoded by the coding sequence ATGCCCTGCTCTCAAGAGGCGCAAATCATCTCCCCCAGCAAACGGGCCCGGCCTAAGGAGGAGGGCGGCATGCGGCTCCGCTTTGTCCGGCTTTCGGAGCACGCCACCGCTCCGACCAAGGGGTCCGAGCGCGCCGCGGGCTATGACCTATACAGTGCCTATGATTACACAGTACCACCTATGGAGAAAGCCCTTGTGAAAACAGACATTCAGATAGCTCTTCCTTCTGGGTGCTATGGGAGAGTAGCTCCACGTTCTGGCTTGGCTGCAAAACACTTCATAGATGTAGGAGCTGGTGTCATAGATGAAGATTATAGAGGAAATGTTGGTGTTGTACTGTTTAATTTTGGCAAAGAAAAGTTCGAAGTCAAAAAGGGTGATCGAATTGCACAGCTCATTTGTGAACGGATATTTTACCCAGAAATAGAGGAAGTTCAAGTTTTAGATGACACTGAAAGGGGTTCAGGAGGTTTTGGTTCCActggaaataattaa